The segment AGAAGAGAGGAGCAAGACatgcagatgaaaaataaactagaaAAATAAGGCAAGTGTCTTCAAAGGTTTAAAGGGAAATATGAATAACGAGGCCAATAGCGGTGATGATTGGCTGGTACGCGTGTCTACCCAGCAGTTAATCACGCAGCTTCTTCCACGCTTCTGCCGACGCTGCTCGCTCCCCACAATAAATATGCAATCATTTACCGCCGGGCGGCTGGCAGCTTGGAGGCTGGGAGAAAACACCCCGGCGCAAAACCACACACGCCCACATTCTCTCGCGTTGGTCCGTTTCACACTACACAACAAAACCATTACATGCTCAAGGGCACATTAAATCCTTTATCCTTTCCTGCATCTCTCCGTGTGAGTTTGAACAGTCTGCATGTGAactaatgtttgtttatttgcgtGAAATCCTACAGTCTCCTAAATTGGGCGGGAATCCGAAGGGAGCGAACACTGGCGATACTTTTGTTGCCGTGGCAgcaacattgtttttctcagtaGATCAAATGACCTCGccgcctttttcttttttactttgataCGAGGGCTTTTGATGGCGGTGTCGGGTGGCGTGTTTACGTGCCTTTTCACTCGGTCAATGGGCTAATCAGATATGCAGAGGTGCTTGGACTTTCATGTGGCTGGATGTCAACAGCTCTGTTTGGGAGTATTCGAGAAGAGGAAACCAGGCTTTGTTGCATATTAAAATACTGCTTGGGCATATATTattctaataataatgataaataacCACAGGGTTacctttctctttttaaaaggaaatgtggttgtttttatttataaagaGGATTACATTGTGTTGactgtgttctttttctttgtgtcttaGGTGACAGAGCAGCTTGTGTGTCAATTCTGAAAAACCCTGTGTAaagttaaatcaacatttaagTTTGACTTATCTAATTTAATGTACGTTCTGAACAACATTTTGTGCAAATGTCTTTCTTCACACACTGCAATCTTATGTGCGCTTGTGAAAATCATTGAATTATATTCCAGTTTTATTGCAGCCATTACACTCAAAGATGCCTTATGTTGTCATGCCAGGGACAAAGGTGACATGAGCCCGGGTTGTGTATTGACTTGTCTCAAAGCTCCTCAATCTTTGTAATGCTCTTCTTCCTGCTTCTCTGCTCCCTGTTTGAACCAGCGGCACAGTAATATGTCCCATATGCCATCAGGAATGTATCCCCCCAGAGAGAAAAGTATGTAAACATTAGTTGGCTTAGGTGACCCAGAGCTAtatcttaaccccccccccccccccccctcctctcaaaGATGCTTCAATTGTCCCTCTTAGCTACAAAGTGGTCTCTATTTCCCAAACGTTCTGCCTCTTAATGTGTTTgatttgcatttacacactggtGTTTTATCATGGAGTcagtttgtcacacacacacacacacacacacacaaacatccagaTTAATACAGGAAGAGAGGGAGCGTACAAAGAGTTAAGCCGTTTCTCGGTGTGATATAGCATATTTTTCAACTGTAAATGACTCCTCTCACCACTGGCTTTGATACCAAACGCCTGCTTGCATATttttgaaaatacactttcctCCCACCTCTTCTTTTCTGACGATTATTTGGCAACCTCATTTATTTTAGAGACACATTCCCCGAGTGGTCTGGTGGTCAGGATTACCGATTCCAGGGTAAAGGGACTTTGTTACATAACTGAACAAAGAACGTATAATCTGTGGAAATTTAACTGTCCGAATTACGGTATCAATCTTTGAACCGATACGACTCTGATCAATATTTGCTGATTAACAATGGAGCTGGATTGTGGAGTATTTAGCTTTAGCTGCTATCTACCATTGAATTATTTTCTCACGTTAAAGTCCAATCAACAACTCTTTGACAGCATTAAGGGAATAATCACAAAGAGATAAGGTAGATGAAAGAGCAAATAGGTTTCTATATCATCCTTTTGTatgtgcatgcttgtgtgtgtgtgtgtgtgtgtgtttgtgttttgcatctgcatgtgtgtctatgtgcatACACATGTTACACGGCAGGTCGGGCATCCTTTGCTCTTAAAGATGTCAAAAGAAGGCACTAGTAAACCGGAGGCCGTTCACCACACTGAGGCGGCGGTGCCTGCTATAATAACCCCTCCTGTCATCTTGCTGCTGTCGGCACAGTTGCGTCAGGTGAGCAGCAGGGTTTCACCTTCACTAATGTTACCTTGTCTCCTGTTCCCCTCCCACATCCCTTCTAATAGAGTCACCTAACAGAATCCCCCGCTTCCCTTTACATGCTGTTAATGAACAAACCGTAGTAGGAACAGATGCcaccaaaacaacaaatgtaATCAAAGGCTCGGGGTGGAAAAGGAGCCGTTTGTGTGGAAGACTTGTTTCCCAATTGTAACTAAGGAGTATGTTAATGTCCCTTTACTTAAAAAGCATCCCCTGTCACAGATGTTGCAAGATTAAAAAAACGTTATGACTATAAGAGATGTTTAAAACTCGAAAGGATACTTTTTTACTATCTATGGAAACTATTGAGAAATTCTACATGTTAACCATGTCTGAACGTTATAGCATTATAGCACTTAAAAGTGCTCCCATGGTGTCGAGTGGTGTGTAACCCCTAAGGAGCCCGTGCTCCCCCAGGGCAACCTGCTGCCACTCCTGCTGCATATACTCTGTATATATTCTGCACAGTGAGTGTGTCGGACTGATATGTGCTAACAAGCTCAGGTGAATAGAGCTAGCCTCACCTCCTAATGCGCTAATACATGCAGTGGTTTGACAGACCGCTGTCTGTTAATATATGCGCCTCCACCTCTCTATCGCAGGGTGAGGTAGTGAGGGCAGGTAAACAACACACTGCAGCTGCAGGGTGGATGGGTActgcctcgtgtgtgtgtgtgtgtgtgtgtgactgtttttAATCCTGACACCCTACTCTTCTGAACTCTAACTTGACAAGGAGCAGATGTCccgaaaacatttttttagtgTTGCATTAGCTGACAGATGTTAAGTGATATCTTATCCACCTAAATACCGTACAGTATGGTATTACTGTAGctacatcttgttttttttaacatgaagtGGAAAGTCCCATCTTTCACAAACATGCTAGTCTCCGTTGATGACTTTAAAGAAACAACTATTTCCCTCTAAAATGTAGGCATTTCTATTGAACCTACCTGCAAAACCGTTGTGTAAGTGTAAAAGTGGTTGATTTTCTTGCACTGACCTGTCTCGGCTCCGCCGTGAAGGGAAGGCAGCGTTGCAGCCAGCCACAGTGCATACATGCATCTCTTTGAGGTGCACGTTCTTGTAGTGCAGTTTCATGCTGTAAGAACTCTTGAAGCTTTTCTTACACACATAGCAAATCTTGGGGTCAGGACTTGAGCATGGATCTTCCTCTGGTGATTGAGAAGAAGGGAATTTGGGCGGACTGGCACCGTAGCCCATTGAGGAGATGAAGCTCTCGTGTAGAGCAGCCAtgcttgcagcagcagcagccgccgccatTCCCCCGTTATAGAGGCCATACTGGCTCATGCAGAACATGTCGTAAGTTGGATCATTGAGCTCTTCCTTGATCCTTATAGGTGGCTGGTGAGGAGAGGGCGAGGAATGACCCTTGCCTTCCATTTCCTTTCTGAATTGGGCCTCCTCACAACCCTCATCATCTTGTTCCTTGTCCAGGCACCTTCCACTCCGGCTGTGTTTTCGCTGTTCATCCACATCTATCAGCTCATCGCGGTAGAACATCTTGGAATCTGAGGTTTCGGATTCGTTCTCAAAGTCTCTTTCATGGTCCTGGTCCTCGGAGGTGAAGCTGCCCATACAACGAAGCTCACCAGAGCCTTGAAGATCATTTCCACCCCTGCTTTCACTACCAGTCCCTTCCCTGCATTCATCTTCACTCTGTCTCATCATTCCTCTCATAGCTAGACCGGGACTCATCTCATCCTGGGAAGGGGATTGTTGCCCACTACCACCACTGTGGTTTCCAGTACCACTgccactgttgttgttgctgttacaGTTACCATTCATTTTGACATTGTTGTGTAGAAGCGTTGAGTGATGGTGGTGATTATGGTGGAtgtcatcgtcgtcgtcatcttTGTCGTCATAGTCCTCGGCTACGTCAATCACTTCCTTTTCGATCTTCACTGGCATGCTGGATTTGCGAGGCTTCTTTTTGGGCGTGGGCTCACTGAGGCCAGTGTTGTGGTCGTGATTGGCATTATGTACGGGCAAGCGGTGGGACATGGGTCCTACCTCTGACATATGGACATTATTGTGTGAAACCCCTGCACTAGACAGGAGATGTTGTTGGTGTTGGTCCATCAGGGAGGTACTGTTGGTGGTTGTGGGCAGGATGGGGCTGGTGGGCAGTGATACCGGAGGACTGACCAGGTCCGCTGGGGACAGTAGTGTGCGGTAGAACGGGGGCACTGGCTGGACAGGCTGCACTGACTTCAGGGATGGGAACAACAGTGGGCTTTGCAGCGGGGACTGAAGCATGGGGTCCACCGGTGGAGTTGTGAAGCCCAGTGGTGGCCTTCCAGGGCTGGTGAGGGTAAAGCCACCATTCTTGCTGCTAGAGATGACAGGTGTACCAGAGGTTGAACGGATGAGGTCCTTGTCACGGTTGTTGCGCAGCATGGGCATGTGCAACCGCGGGTTGGGATTAGCACTGTGGCGGTTGCGGCTGCGTAGTGAGCTGAAGACCATATTGCAGCCCTCGATGGTGCAACGGTGTTTGATCTTCAAGTGTACAGCGTTATAATGTATCTTAAGGGTACCTTTATCATAAAAGGTTTTGCCACAAGAATTGCAGCACACACGACCCTTGCGTGAGGTGGATCCCATGCGGCGCATGCGATGCATtttggaggaaaaggaagcatGGCTGATGCTTTTCGAATGCTCGTCCTTTACAAAATGATGGTGGACTGGGTGGTGAACTTGGTGGTCACTTAAACTGTTGGATTGCTGAGGTTGATTTTGGGACTGCTGTTGGCCCTGCTGCTGTTGGAGctgcgtctgctgctgctgttgctgctgttgttgagcCTGCTGGGTGGAAGGGGTCGGTGAGATGGGCGATGCCCTGTGATTGGGCTCTGTTTTCGGTTCAATGTTGTTCATGGGTCCCATTGCTCCGCGACTAGGGCTCTGGCCTGTGCGGAAGGGTGACAGGGAGACTTCTGACTCACTGGTGTCCACTTGTTCCCCTTGGTTTGGCAAGCTGGGCTCCCGGAGGCGGAGAGCAGATGGCTCCATCGGCAGGCCATTTGGGGGCAAGCCGAGCATGGGGGCAGAGACTGGGTTGATGTATtggaagggaaggaggaaggCTAAGCTGTTGGGGATATTCTCAAAATGGTGAATGCTGGATGGGCTGCTGTTTTCCAGTTGCGTCAGGATCCCTGGGCTGCGGGACCTGTTGTTGCTTTCAATGAATGTTCTAATCCCGGAGTCTGTTTTGGAGGAGGGAACTGTAACTGCCTGCCCTTCCTTCTCCTGAATGGCCATCAGTTCTACAATGGACTTGGTCTCACCAAAGCGCAGAAACTGCTGCAGGGTGATGATCTCTTCTTCTCGGGACATGATGGTCCAGCGGTCCAGCACCTTGCCTGCAGCATCCTAGATGCACCAGAAGAGACAAGAGAATACAAAATGCAACCATTATTGATTGTGCATAATCAGTTTGGTCAAAAGAGGGCAAGCTCTCCTGCACATGAAAATTGTAATCCTTCCGGAGGGATGGAACTTTGTCAAAAATCCCCTTTTTCCTACAAATAAACCCTGAGAATGTGGTCGACAGGTGATGACTAAATCCAAGAGAAATATATCGAAAACACTGTTGGGTGGTTAGAAGCTTTTTATTACTCGCAATATTGTGGGGATATTAATCTGAGAGACAAAACAGCTTTGTAAAAATGTTAACTCTTGCTAGGACTCCCTCTGTAAATAAACTGCACCTAGGGATACACATACACAATTGTGTGAGCTAGAGAAGGTATGGTAGAAATAATAGCATAATTAATGCAGGCCATTAATCGCACTTTGGTTGTCAGGCATTTTTCTGTGTTCTCCGTGTCTAAAGCAGTAAAATACTTGAGGGAGGATGGGACTGTAGGTAATTTCCTATGACTTTTTTCCAGTTTCCATCCTAGAAGACCATAGGTAATCCGTTGGGACACAACCATATTCCaaataaagcattttacttCGGGACGTGTATCAACGGCTGTACAAAGGAAGTTTAGAATCCTTGCAAATTTGCACATTGTCAAACATGATGAAATAGCAAAGGTGTGTTGGGAAACAATATTGgcactgtcttttttttttgtagttgaaCAACTATGTTTGAGCCAGTTCATTTTGTCCTCTCGTACAAACACACTTTGCAGAATTATGACGGAAAGCTTAACAACAGTCCAACTGCAGTAACTTTTGCTCTTGTTACATAATGTTTTACACTGTGGATTTTTGCGAGAAGAGGATAGAAATCCCGAGAAGACCAGACAGCGAGACGTAGTGTAAATACTTCACACGCAGGTTCCCGGGGAACCAGGCTTGGGTGATATCAAGGGAATAAGGCAAGCGGTGGCGATTAGTCACAGGGAAACACTTCATATGTGCTCCTAGCTACTGCCATCTATAAAAGA is part of the Pungitius pungitius chromosome 9, fPunPun2.1, whole genome shotgun sequence genome and harbors:
- the bnc2 gene encoding zinc finger protein basonuclin-2 isoform X2, whose protein sequence is MSKEAELDVRGSECDDTVPQEPSADPEPPGPSAAKANNGPPATAGVCPSIPTSTHSSSSSSSSSSSGGSSRSGLGGISIVSSGAEGAGEGSMQFSTRPPSGEQPGFMGTWQQQGTDSNLLYRMSQQAIRCTLVNCTCECFQPGKIHLRTCDQCKHGWVAHALDKLSTQHLYHPTQVEIVQSNVVFDISSLMLYGTQAVPVRLKILLDRLFSVLKQEEVLHILHGLGWTLRDYVRGYILQDAAGKVLDRWTIMSREEEIITLQQFLRFGETKSIVELMAIQEKEGQAVTVPSSKTDSGIRTFIESNNRSRSPGILTQLENSSPSSIHHFENIPNSLAFLLPFQYINPVSAPMLGLPPNGLPMEPSALRLREPSLPNQGEQVDTSESEVSLSPFRTGQSPSRGAMGPMNNIEPKTEPNHRASPISPTPSTQQAQQQQQQQQQTQLQQQQGQQQSQNQPQQSNSLSDHQVHHPVHHHFVKDEHSKSISHASFSSKMHRMRRMGSTSRKGRVCCNSCGKTFYDKGTLKIHYNAVHLKIKHRCTIEGCNMVFSSLRSRNRHSANPNPRLHMPMLRNNRDKDLIRSTSGTPVISSSKNGGFTLTSPGRPPLGFTTPPVDPMLQSPLQSPLLFPSLKSVQPVQPVPPFYRTLLSPADLVSPPVSLPTSPILPTTTNSTSLMDQHQQHLLSSAGVSHNNVHMSEVGPMSHRLPVHNANHDHNTGLSEPTPKKKPRKSSMPVKIEKEVIDVAEDYDDKDDDDDDIHHNHHHHSTLLHNNVKMNGNCNSNNNSGSGTGNHSGGSGQQSPSQDEMSPGLAMRGMMRQSEDECREGTGSESRGGNDLQGSGELRCMGSFTSEDQDHERDFENESETSDSKMFYRDELIDVDEQRKHSRSGRCLDKEQDDEGCEEAQFRKEMEGKGHSSPSPHQPPIRIKEELNDPTYDMFCMSQYGLYNGGMAAAAAAASMAALHESFISSMGYGASPPKFPSSQSPEEDPCSSPDPKICYVCKKSFKSSYSMKLHYKNVHLKEMHVCTVAGCNAAFPSRRSRDRHSSNINLHRKLLTKELDDIVLDPQLPPLPKDLRAELLAKIYAGHHMGLDPYAGMGIGGGSLRPTGLNHSARSLMSSEYPHHPLNHNRKKPHTNGFSRGQPDDYMVLDLSTTSSVQSSSSVHSSHESDEGSDEGILLDDLEEGEEEEEGEEDDGDSEGEDYSQGAEGQAEGRHRDETRELRGERRGEGFEPSSSPFLFSPTGGSNGGSSGILCNICHKMYSNKGTLRVHYKTVHLREMHKCKIPGCNMLFSSVRSRNRHSQNPNLHKNMPFSTMID
- the bnc2 gene encoding zinc finger protein basonuclin-2 isoform X3, whose product is MSKEAELDVRGSECDDTVPQEPSADPEPPGPSAAKANNGPPATAGVCPSIPTSTHSSSSSSSSSSSGGSSRSGLGGISIVSSGAEGAGEGSMQFSTRPPSGEQPGFMGTWQQQGTDSNLLYRMSQQAIRCTLVNCTCECFQPGKIHLRTCDQCKHGWVAHALDKLSTQHLYHPTQVEIVQSNVVFDISSLMLYGTQAVPVRLKILLDRLFSVLKQEEVLHILHGLGWTLRDYVRGYILQDAAGKVLDRWTIMSREEEIITLQQFLRFGETKSIVELMAIQEKEGQAVTVPSSKTDSGIRTFIESNNRSRSPGILTQLENSSPSSIHHFENIPNSLAFLLPFQYINPVSAPMLGLPPNGLPMEPSALRLREPSLPNQGEQVDTSESEVSLSPFRTGQSPSRGAMGPMNNIEPKTEPNHRASPISPTPSTQQAQQQQQQQQQTQLQQQQGQQQSQNQPQQSNSLSDHQVHHPVHHHFVKDEHSKSISHASFSSKMHRMRRMGSTSRKGRVCCNSCGKTFYDKGTLKIHYNAVHLKIKHRCTIEGCNMVFSSLRSRNRHSANPNPRLHMPMLRNNRDKDLIRSTSGTPVISSSKNGGFTLTSPGRPPLGFTTPPVDPMLQSPLQSPLLFPSLKSVQPVQPVPPFYRTLLSPADLVSPPVSLPTSPILPTTTNSTSLMDQHQQHLLSSAGVSHNNVHMSEVGPMSHRLPVHNANHDHNTGLSEPTPKKKPRKSSMPVKIEKEVIDVAEDYDDKDDDDDDIHHNHHHHSTLLHNNVKMNGNCNSNNNSGSGTGNHSGGSGQQSPSQDEMSPGLAMRGMMRQSEDECREGTGSESRGGNDLQGSGELRCMGSFTSEDQDHERDFENESETSDSKMFYRDELIDVDEQRKHSRSGRCLDKEQDDEGCEEAQFRKEMEGKGHSSPSPHQPPIRIKEELNDPTYDMFCMSQYGLYNGGMAAAAAAASMAALHESFISSMGYGASPPKFPSSQSPEEDPCSSPDPKICYVCKKSFKSSYSMKLHYKNVHLKEMHVCTVAGCNAAFPSRRSRDRTMSDREVNN